Proteins from a genomic interval of Nitrospina gracilis Nb-211:
- a CDS encoding MtrB/PioB family decaheme-associated outer membrane protein, which produces MSYLRGIGWGVLCWLVLLGAPPVMAEDPDPYALSEGFEGYLTLGGAGLFTDDESFKLGEYNGLTGNEGYLVGETDLFYNRGGYYFDLSGRNLGLENRSVRVESGRYGGYSFFAEYDQGPHLVNGVNQTVFQNPGSSFLTLNPGFTQGANTGAMTFGNRAEGLGIRRDASRFGFESLFKDFKFGMTYERREIDGLMSMGAPFGNSASSAVSRSVVLPETVDSVTNTLHGNMEYAGDRGQYQVYFDLSWYDNRVENMRFQNPFTGVAGHPATGLISRPPDNQHWRAGFSGGYNFSERTRFAGTVEYGIMRQNDPLVPFSVGTGAALLPRQSADAEIHTFLTTFNLSHRPTAKLSTNLRFRHYQTINHTPRQFFNYVVNDDTGGQVGLSNSLGNLPFDTVQDRLNLDVSYYLLKATTLKLGYQWEIMDRTFREVDEVKENTFTAGLRSGYFENIVAGYQFSLALREETDPYEEARVFAGRHHPSTAPGFDTNPEMRRYDVAERTRFRHDVNFSYFPTERLDLGFFYNFMEDKYDARFLGLESFKQHAFTFDVGYQHARNMRFHFYYTLEKIETIQNNRSFNNTAQSVDPTRNWAAIQDNVVHTFGAGLDYKARGDRLRLALDYWYSNSEEDIRFRAGSSLATPRNVPALITRTQNVDVKGTYKVRKNLDVGLRYLFQMFETDDFATDGFTPSSTQIVQVLTLSGTVRDYEAHTGMLFFTYRLGD; this is translated from the coding sequence ATGTCTTATTTGCGCGGCATTGGATGGGGGGTGCTGTGTTGGCTGGTCCTGCTGGGCGCGCCGCCCGTCATGGCCGAAGACCCGGATCCCTATGCGCTGAGCGAGGGGTTTGAAGGGTATCTGACGCTGGGCGGGGCGGGACTGTTCACCGACGACGAATCGTTCAAGCTCGGCGAATACAACGGCCTCACCGGCAACGAGGGGTACCTGGTCGGCGAGACGGATCTGTTTTACAACCGCGGTGGTTATTATTTCGATCTGTCCGGCCGCAACCTGGGTCTGGAAAACCGCAGTGTGCGGGTGGAGTCCGGCCGTTACGGCGGGTATTCCTTTTTCGCCGAATACGACCAGGGGCCACACCTTGTCAATGGCGTCAACCAGACCGTGTTTCAGAATCCCGGTTCGTCCTTCCTGACGCTCAACCCCGGCTTCACCCAGGGCGCGAACACCGGCGCCATGACTTTCGGCAACCGCGCCGAAGGGCTGGGCATCCGGCGCGACGCCTCGCGTTTTGGGTTCGAATCTCTCTTTAAAGATTTCAAATTCGGGATGACCTACGAGCGCCGGGAGATCGATGGCCTGATGTCCATGGGCGCGCCCTTCGGCAACAGCGCCAGCTCTGCCGTGTCGCGGTCCGTGGTCCTGCCGGAAACGGTGGACAGCGTGACCAACACCCTGCACGGCAACATGGAGTACGCGGGCGACCGCGGTCAGTACCAGGTGTACTTCGATCTGTCGTGGTACGACAACCGGGTCGAGAACATGCGGTTTCAGAATCCCTTCACCGGCGTGGCGGGCCATCCCGCGACCGGTCTCATTTCGCGGCCGCCGGACAACCAGCACTGGCGGGCCGGGTTTTCCGGCGGGTACAATTTCTCCGAGCGCACGCGTTTTGCCGGAACGGTGGAGTACGGCATCATGCGGCAGAACGACCCGCTGGTGCCGTTTTCCGTAGGCACCGGCGCCGCTCTGCTTCCGCGCCAGTCGGCAGACGCGGAGATCCATACCTTCCTGACCACGTTCAACCTGTCGCACCGGCCCACGGCGAAGCTGTCCACCAACCTGCGCTTTCGCCACTACCAGACCATCAACCACACGCCCCGGCAGTTTTTCAATTATGTCGTCAACGATGACACCGGCGGCCAGGTGGGCCTGTCAAACTCCCTCGGCAACCTGCCGTTCGACACCGTACAGGACCGGCTCAATCTGGATGTATCCTACTACCTGCTGAAGGCCACGACGCTCAAGCTGGGTTATCAGTGGGAGATCATGGACCGCACCTTCCGCGAGGTGGATGAAGTCAAGGAGAACACCTTCACCGCCGGATTGCGCAGTGGTTATTTTGAAAACATCGTTGCGGGTTATCAGTTCTCGCTGGCTCTGCGCGAAGAAACCGATCCGTATGAGGAGGCGCGCGTCTTCGCCGGACGCCATCATCCCAGCACCGCGCCGGGGTTCGACACGAACCCGGAAATGCGGCGTTACGACGTGGCCGAACGCACCCGCTTCCGCCACGACGTGAATTTTTCTTACTTCCCCACCGAACGTCTGGACCTGGGGTTTTTCTATAACTTCATGGAAGACAAGTACGACGCGCGATTTCTGGGACTGGAGTCGTTCAAACAGCATGCGTTCACGTTCGATGTCGGCTACCAGCACGCGCGCAACATGCGGTTTCATTTTTATTACACGCTGGAGAAAATCGAAACCATACAGAACAACCGCAGTTTCAACAACACCGCGCAGTCGGTCGATCCCACCCGCAACTGGGCGGCCATTCAGGACAACGTGGTGCACACGTTCGGGGCGGGGCTGGACTACAAGGCCCGGGGCGACAGGCTGCGCCTGGCTCTGGATTACTGGTATTCGAACAGTGAGGAGGACATTCGCTTCCGGGCGGGGTCGTCGCTGGCGACGCCGCGCAATGTTCCGGCCCTGATCACGCGGACGCAGAACGTGGATGTGAAAGGCACGTACAAAGTGCGCAAGAATCTGGACGTGGGACTGCGTTACCTGTTCCAGATGTTTGAGACGGACGACTTCGCCA